The proteins below come from a single Corylus avellana chromosome ca3, CavTom2PMs-1.0 genomic window:
- the LOC132175722 gene encoding germin-like protein subfamily T member 2, translating into MMKINPSASPLYMLSCLVMLLLLPLPSLLAADPDPLQDFCVADLSASTSVNGFLCKPASNVSSDDFFFDGLSKEGNTTNVFGSRVTAANVLSFPGLNTLGSSINRVDFAPGGINPPHSHPRASETGVVISGQLLVGFVTTGNVYFSKVISAGQIFVIPRGLVHFQKNVGQEKALAFTSFNSQLPGADVLPLNLFASTPPIPNDVLTKAFQVGDDVVNSIKSKFGS; encoded by the coding sequence ATGATGAAGATTAATCCATCAGCTTCACCCTTGTACATGCTATCTTGCCTGGTGATGTTATTGCTTCTCCCTTTGCCTTCCCTCTTGGCTGCTGACCCTGACCCATTACAGGACTTCTGCGTTGCTGATTTGAGTGCCTCTACATCAGTTAATGGCTTTCTTTGCAAACCTGCATCAAATGTAAGTTCAgatgattttttctttgatggaCTGAGCAAAGAGGGAAACACAACAAACGTCTTTGGCTCAAGAGTCACCGCTGCTAATGTCCTTTCATTTCCTGGGCTTAACACTCTTGGGAGTTCAATCAACCGAGTGGACTTTGCCCCTGGAGGAATTAATCCACCACACTCTCATCCTCGTGCAAGTGAGACTGGTGTGGTCATTTCAGGGCAGCTGCTTGTGGGATTTGTGACAACTGGGAATGTGTATTTCTCAAAAGTTATTAGTGCTGGGCAGATCTTTGTGATTCCTAGGGGACTCGTGCACTTCCAAAAGAATGTTGGACAAGAGAAGGCCCTTGCCTTCACCTCTTTCAACAGTCAATTACCAGGGGCTGATGTCCTCCCATTGAATCTCTTTGCTTCAACACCACCGATTCCAAACGACGTGTTGACAAAGGCCTTCCAAGTAGGAGACGATGTTGTCAATTCCATAAAGTCCAAGTTCGGTTCTTAA
- the LOC132176000 gene encoding germin-like protein subfamily T member 2, whose amino-acid sequence MMKINPSASPLYMLSCLVMLLLLPLPSLLASDPDPLQDFCVADLSASTSVNGFLCKPASNVSSDDFFFDGLSKEGNTSTIFGSNVTAANVLSFPGLNTLGSSINRVDFAIGGINPPHSHPRSTETDLVISGQVLVGFVTTGNVYFSKVLTAGQIFVIPRGLVHFQKNVGPGKALIFTTFNSQLPGAAVVPLNLFTATPSIPNDVLTKTFQVGDDVVNSIKSKFGS is encoded by the coding sequence ATGATGAAGATTAATCCATCAGCGTCACCCTTGTACATGCTATCTTGCCTGGTGATGTTATTGCTTCTCCCTTTGCCTTCCCTCTTGGCTTCTGACCCTGACCCACTACAGGACTTCTGCGTTGCTGATTTGAGTGCCTCTACATCAGTTAATGGCTTTCTTTGCAAACCAGCATCAAATGTAAGTTCAgatgattttttctttgatgggcTGAGCAAAGAGGGAAACACATCAACCATCTTTGGCTCCAATGTCACTGCTGCTAATGTCCTTTCATTTCCTGGTCTCAACACTCTTGGGAGTTCAATCAACCGAGTCGACTTTGCCATTGGAGGTATTAATCCACCCCACTCTCACCCCCGTTCGACAGAGACTGATCTGGTCATTTCAGGGCAGGTGCTTGTCGGGTTTGTGACAACTGGAAACGTGTATTTCTCTAAAGTTTTGACTGCCGGGCAGATCTTTGTGATTCCTAGGGGACTCGTGCACTTCCAAAAGAATGTTGGGCCAGGGAAGGCACTTATCTTCACCACTTTCAATAGTCAATTGCCCGGGGCTGCTGTCGTGCCATTAAATCTCTTTACTGCAACACCATCGATTCCTAACGATGTGCTGACAAAGACATTCCAAGTAGGAGACGATGTTGTCAATTCTATAAAATCCAAGTTCGGCTCTTAA
- the LOC132173543 gene encoding germin-like protein subfamily T member 2 yields the protein MMKINPSASPLYMLSCLVMLLLLPLPSLLASDPDPLQDFCVADLSASTSVNGFLCKPASNVSSDDFFFDGLSKEGNTSNIFGSNVTAANVLSFPGLNTLGSSINRVDFAIGGVNPPHSHPRSTETDLVISGQVLVGFVTTGNVYFSKVLTAGQIFVIPRGLVHFQKNVGPGKALIFTTFNSQLPGASVVPLNLFASTPSIPNDVLTKTFQVGDDVVNSIKSKFVVKLGPYSR from the coding sequence ATGATGAAGATTAATCCATCAGCTTCACCCTTGTACATGCTATCTTGCCTGGTGATGTTATTGCTTCTCCCTTTGCCTTCCCTCTTGGCTTCTGACCCTGACCCACTACAGGACTTCTGCGTTGCTGATTTGAGTGCCTCTACATCAGTTAATGGCTTTCTTTGCAAACCCGCATCAAATGTAAGTTCAgatgattttttctttgatgggcTGAGCAAAGAGGGAAACACATCAAACATCTTTGGCTCCAATGTCACTGCTGCTAATGTCCTTTCATTTCCTGGACTCAACACTCTTGGGAGTTCAATCAACCGAGTCGACTTTGCCATTGGAGGTGTTAATCCACCCCACTCTCACCCCCGTTCGACAGAGACTGATCTGGTCATTTCAGGGCAGGTACTTGTCGGGTTTGTGACAACTGGAAACGTGTATTTCTCCAAAGTCTTGACTGCCGGGCAGATCTTTGTGATTCCTAGGGGACTCGTGCACTTCCAAAAGAATGTTGGGCCAGGGAAGGCACTTATCTTCACCACTTTCAACAGTCAATTGCCAGGGGCTTCTGTCGTGCCATTAAATCTCTTTGCTTCAACACCATCGATTCCTAACGATGTGCTGACAAAGACCTTCCAAGTAGGAGACGATGTTGTCAATTCTATAAAGTCCAAGTTCGTTGTTAAGCTGGGGCCTTATTCCAGATAG
- the LOC132176273 gene encoding germin-like protein subfamily T member 2 → MMKINPSASPLYMLSCLVMLLLLPLPSLCADPDPLQDFCVADLGSSASVLNGFPCKPASNVSSDDFFFDGLSKEGNTTNIFGSNVTAGSVVTFPGLNTLGISINRVDFAIGGVNPPHSHPRATETVLVISGQVLVGFVTTGNVYFSKVLTAGQIFVIPRGLVHFQKNVGPGKALAFTSFNSQLPGAAIVPLNLFASTPLIPNDVLTKTFQVGDDVVNSIKSKFSS, encoded by the coding sequence ATGATGAAGATTAATCCATCAGCTTCACCCTTGTACATGCTATCTTGCCTGGTGATGTTATTGCTTCTCCCCTTGCCTTCCCTCTGTGCTGACCCTGACCCATTACAGGACTTCTGTGTTGCTGATTTGGGTTCATCTGCGTCAGTACTTAATGGCTTTCCTTGCAAACCTGCATCAAATGTAAGTTCAgatgattttttctttgatgggcTGAGCAAAGAGGGAAACACAACAAACATCTTTGGCTCCAATGTCACCGCTGGCAGTGTCGTTACATTTCCTGGGCTTAACACTCTTGGGATTTCAATCAACCGAGTGGACTTTGCAATTGGAGGTGTTAATCCACCCCACTCTCACCCTCGTGCAACAGAGACTGTTCTGGTCATTTCAGGGCAGGTGCTTGTCGGGTTTGTGACAACCGGGAATGTGTATTTCTCCAAAGTTTTGACTGCCGGGCAGATCTTTGTGATTCCTAGGGGACTCGTACACTTCCAAAAGAATGTTGGACCAGGGAAAGCTCTTGCCTTCACCTCCTTCAACAGTCAATTGCCAGGGGCTGCTATCGTTCCATTAAATCTCTTTGCTTCAACACCATTGATTCCCAACGACGTGTTGACAAAGACCTTCCAAGTAGGAGACGATGTTGTCAATTCTATAAAATCCAAGTTCAGTTCTTAA
- the LOC132175570 gene encoding germin-like protein subfamily T member 2 has protein sequence MMKNPSTSPFCMLSCLIVLLALPLPPLLADPDSLQDFCVADLSASASGNGFPCKPASKVSSDDFFFDGLSKEGDTTGIFGTNLTSANVLSFPGLNTLGVSMNRVDFAPGGVNPLHSHPRASETVLVIKGRLLVGFVTTGNVYFSKVLRPGQLFVIPKGLVHFQRNVGKNKALAFTSFNSQLPGAAVLPLNLFASKPSIPNNVLRKTFQVEDSVVNSIKSKFGS, from the coding sequence ATGATGAAGAATCCATCAACTTCACCTTTCTGCATGCTATCTTGCCTCATTGTGTTACTGGCTCTCCCTTTGCCTCCCCTCTTGGCTGACCCTGACTCATTACAGGACTTCTGTGTTGCTGATTTGAGTGCCTCTGCTTCAGGTAATGGCTTTCCTTGCAAACCTGCATCAAAAGTAAGTTCAgatgattttttctttgatgggcTGAGCAAAGAGGGTGACACAACAGGGATCTTTGGCACCAATCTAACATCTGCTAATGTTCTTTCATTTCCTGGGCTCAACACCCTTGGGGTGTCAATGAACAGAGTGGACTTTGCCCCTGGAGGAGTTAATCCACTCCACTCTCACCCTCGTGCATCTGAGACTGTTCTGGTCATCAAAGGGAGGTTGCTTGTGGGGTTTGTGACAACTGGGAACGTGTATTTCTCAAAAGTTTTGCGTCCTGGGCAGCTCTTTGTGATTCCCAAGGGACTCGTACACTTCCAAAGGAATGTTGGCAAAAACAAAGCCCTTGCCTTCACCTCTTTCAACAGCCAATTGCCAGGAGCTGCTGTGCTCCCATTAAATCTCTTTGCTTCAAAGCCATCGATTCCCAACAACGTTTTGAGAAAGACCTTCCAAGTAGAAGACAGTGTTGTCAATTCTATTAAGTCCAAGTTCGGTTCTTAA
- the LOC132175422 gene encoding 5-formyltetrahydrofolate cyclo-ligase, mitochondrial-like: MTQPWATPSTTAPATKPLYLSRPLSYAPRATLTFRTMNHNEEQDHLDALFKRKRALRSRVRKALKAMDPALRSQEDNDIQSIVLKSPWFQSSTGLCAYISCNALREVDTSKLLSEILQNPAKDGHTQVGKRLYVPRVEDKNSHMRMLNISCIDDLVANSMNILEPAPVDSDGNERVDVMQANEPVDLFLLPGLAFDRSGRRLGRGGGYYDAFLKKYQELAKANAWKQPLLVALSYSLQIMDEGIIPVTPNDILVDALVSPTDVIPISQDALDRMKL; the protein is encoded by the exons ATGACCCAACCGTGGGCGACACCCTCAACAACCGCACCAGCAACAAAGCCACTCTACCTCTCTCGCCCACTCTCGTACGCGCCACGCGCCACCTTGACCTTCAGGACGATGAACCACAACGAAGAACAAGACCATTTGGACGCCTTGTTCAAGCGGAAACGAGCCCTCCGGTCCAGGGTCCGCAAGGCCCTCAAGGCCATGGACCCGGCACTCAGATCCCAAGAAG ACAATGACATTCAGAGTATTGTTTTGAAGTCTCCGTGGTTTCAGTCCAGCACGGGATTGTGTGCCTACATAAGCTGCAATGCTTTGCGTGAAGTTGACACGTCCAAATTGTTGTCTGAAATTCTGCAAAATCCTGCCAAAG ATGGTCATACACAGGTGGGGAAAAGGCTTTATGTTCCACGTGTGGAGGACAAGAATAGTCACATGCGCATGCTGAACATCTCATGTATCGATGATCTTGTTGCGAATTCGATGAACATCTTAGAACCAGCTCCGGTGGATAGTGATGGAAATGAACGTGTAGATG TTATGCAAGCAAATGAGCCAGTTGATTTGTTCCTCTTACCTG GACTAGCATTTGACAGATCTGGAAGGCGCCTGGGTCGTGGTGGAGG TTATTATGATGCCTTCCTGAAGAAATACCAAGAGCTCGCAAAGGCAAATGCTTGGAAACAACCCCTCCTTG TTGCTCTATCCTATTCTCTGCAGATAATGGATGAAGGAATTATACCAGTCACTCCAAATGACATTCTGGTGGATGCTCTTGTCTCACCAACTGATGTGATTCCCATCAGCCAAGATGCCTTAGACAG gATGAAGCTTTGA